The genomic stretch TTATGAAACTGCAAAACAAGAACTTCCTGATATCGGGAAGCCAATCGTTACCACTCACGGTAAGGGTCGTGTGATTGGTTTAAATATTCTAGAGCAACTTATACAAGTTGAACTAAACGATCAGCGAATTATGGAATTTACACTTGATGAGCTAATCAGTGAAGGAGCATTACCTACTCAAACCACAAATATTGAGGTGTAAAGTAAACGTGGATAAAAAAGGGGTCTTTTCACGAGTAAGTCTTATGGAAGAAAAGATAGGTGGCCTTTATCGTGAATTAGGGGAGTTAAAGGAACATTTAGCCCTCCTCTTAGAAGAGAATCAACATCTTAAGATTGAAAACGACCATCTACGTTCTCGGATCGAAAAAGCATCTGATCAGAAGCAAGAAGAAGTAAAAGAAAAAAAGGTAGACAATGAAAAAGTTGATATTGGGGAAGGTTATGATAACTTAGCCAGACTATATCAAGAAGGGTTTCACATTTGTAACCTTCATTATGGGAGTATTCGTAAAGAGGGAGACTGTCTTTTTTGCTTGTCGTTCTTAAATAAAAAGTAATGATTAGGAGGTGGATATATCCCACCTCTTTTTTTGTGCTTAATGGAAACTACTACCCGTGATTTGATATAATCAAGTTTATTAATGATACGAGGAGATTAGCAAACAATGGTTAAAATCGAGCAAGATGAACGGATAGATCATTTACCTAATGAAAAATTGAAAATTATTCAAAGCCCAGATGTTTTTTCTTTCTCAATGGATGCAGTTTTTCTAGCCAAGTTCTGTTATGTACCAATTCAAAAAGGTGATATTGTTGATCTGTGTACGGGAAATGGTGTTATACCATTACTACTCAGCGAACGAAGCAAAGCAAAGATCACTGGAGTCGAAATACAAGAACGCTTATTTCATATGGCAGTGAGAAGTACAGAGATGAATGAGCTGAGTGAACAAATTACGTTCCTTCATGGCGATATTAAGAATGCTCCTACGAGCCTGGGTAAAGGTAAATTTGATCTAGTAACTTGTAATCCGCCGTATTTTAAAACGGTAACAGAGAAAGAATGGAATGAGAATAAACATTTTGCGATCGCTAGACATGAAATCTACTGTGACTTGGATGATGTTCTTCGTGTTAGTGGTGATCTTGTTAAAGAAAGAGGAAAGGTCGCCATTGTTCATCGTCCTGACCGTTTAATTGATATCATTACTTCTATGAAAAAATATCAAATCGAGCCAAAACGAATTCAATTTGTTCACCCTAAGAAAGAACGTGAAGCGAATATATTATTAGTAGAAGGTATAAAAAACGGTAAGTCAGGGATAAAAATTTTACAACCACTATTCGTATATCATGATGATAATACATACACCGAAGAGTTTAAAAACATTTATTTTTCATAGTCTTGAAGGAGGTTATATACACTGATGTGGATTCAAAAAAGTTTTCACAATGAAGAAGCAGGGGCATTATATTTAGTGCCAACACCAATAGGAAATTTAGAGGATATTACATACCGAGCGTTACAGGTTTTAAAAACAGTAGACATAATTGCAGCCGAAGATACAAGACAAACGAAGAAGCTTTGTAACCATTTTGAGATAACCACCAAACTTGTTAGCTATCATGATCATAATAAGCAATCTAGCGGCTCAAGACTAGTAGAAGAGATACAGACTGGTAAAAAGGTGGCTTTAGTAAGCGATGCTGGAATGCCAGCTATCTCTGATCCTGGGTATGAGCTGGTTGTTAGTTGTATTCAAGAAAATATACCAGTGATCCCATTACCAGGTGCAAATGCAGCTTTACCTGCCCTGGTTGCTTCTGGATTCCCAACAGAAAATTTTTATTTTTACGGGTTCTTAAATAGGCAAAAAAAAGATAAGAAAAAGCAATTAGACACATTGAAAAATATCCAATGCCCAATTATTTTTTATGAATCACCACATCGTTTAAAAGAAACGTTACAGACGATCCTTGAGCAATTAGGAGATCGAAAAATTTCAGTCTGCCGTGAACTTACGAAGAAATTTGAAGAATTTATTAGAGGACACGTCAGTGAAGTAATTGACCACTATACGAAGGAAGACCCAAGAGGTGAATACTGTCTTATCTTAGAAGGGGCAGCTGATGAGGCGATTGTAAATGATGATATTTGGTGGACGGATCTTACGATAGAGCAACATATTGAACATTACATTGCAATCCAACTTTCGTCAAAGGAAGCGATAAAACAGGTGGCAAAAGACAGAAACCTACAGAAGCGAGAAGTATATCAAGTGTATCATAACGAAAAATAAGGCTGACATATAATGTCAGCCTGTTTTTTATAATATTATTTTACTGTTTTTTCAACGAAGTTTTGAAGTTCAGCAATAATTTCTTTAGCACCGCTTGGACTTAAGATGATTTTACCGCCAGCTAATGATAAGTTATCGTCATTTACTTCGCCAGTTACTTGGCAAGTCATGTTTGGCTTATATTTTTTTAAGATGATGCGATCGCTATCAACGTAAATTTCTAAAGCATCCTTTTCTGCAATATCAAGTGTACGGCGAAGCTCGATTGGAATAACCACGCGTCCTAACTCATCAACTTTACGAACAATTCCTGTAGATTTCATTTATTTTCTCCTCCTGAGTGATTGTTTTTTATCTATCGTCAATTCTTCATTTTTCGACATTTTTCTCTGTAAATTAAGAATACCAGCGTTTCCAAAAGAAGTCAATTAGTATTCTTCAATTTTTTACTAGTTTTGTAGATTTATTAAATTTATACAACCGTCAAGCTAGTCATACCAACAAATTTCTTCATTTGACATATTTTTGAACATTGGTTTTTAATTTAAAAATTTTACAATTATTAGTCAATTTAAGTGTAAATAACCAGTTGTTATTTCGACAAAACTAAAAGTTATAACTAGCTAAAATTCGACAAATTTTGCAGCTATGAAAAACTAACTATTTGGGTAAACTTGACATGAGTAATAACATTAGGTATATTTTTGCCAAAGAGTTTGAAGAAAGTATGAAGAAACACTCATATAATAAATAATAATTATTCCTGTGAAAAGATAAGTAAAAAGGAAATCCTATCTATGGTTATAAAAACTATAGGCAGAGAGCCAGGGGAGCTGAAAACTGGTATAGGTGGAACTTTTGAAAATGGTCTTGGAGGATTTGCCTTCGAGCAAGCTTTGGCTAGTAAGGGGGCAACGTGGATCAAGCGTTAATTGGTTAAGTTGCAATTGAGTAACTTACTGAGCCTTGTCATCGTGAGATACAAGGGAATTTGGGTGGTAACACGTGAGAAGATAACTCTCGTCCCTTTTTTAGGGTGAGGGTTTTTTTGTATGGAAAATAGTCGATTATTTAAGGAGGAAGAACGATGACTAACAAAACATTTTATTTAACTACACCAATCTATTACCCAAGTGACAAGCTTCATATAGGTCATGCCTATACAACCGTGGCAGGTGACGCTATGGCAAGGTATAAACGATTACGTGGGTATGACGTAATGTACTTGACAGGGACTGATGAACATGGACAAAAAATTGAACGAAAAGCTGAAGAAAAAGGCGTGAGCCCTCAGCAGTTTGTTGATGAAATTGTAAGTGGAATTCAAGACCTATGGAAAAAGTTAGATATCTCATATGATGATTTCATCCGCACAACCGAAACTAGGCACAAAGAGATTGTTCAACAAATTTTTCAACGATTATTGGACCAAGGAGATATTTATTTAGATGAATATGAGGGATGGTATTGTACACCTTGTGAGTCATTCTATACTGAAAGACAATTGAAAGATGGGAACTGCCCTGACTGTAACAGACAGGTGGAGAAGGTTAGGGAAAAATCTTATTTCTTTAAAATGAGTAAGTATGCTGACCGCCTTTTAAAATATTACGAAGACAACCCTGGCTTTATCCAGCCGGAGTCTAGAAAAAATGAAATGATAAATAACTTTATTAAGCCAGGATTAGAGGATCTTGCTGTTTCTAGAACTTCTTTTGAATGGGGTGTACAGGTACCTAACGATCCGAAGCACGTCGTCTACGTATGGATCGATGCGCTTTCGAATTATATCACTGCTCTAGGATACGGTACATCAAATCAAGAAAAGTATGAAAAATACTGGCCAGCAGATGTTCATTTAGTAGGAAAAGAAATTATTCGTTTCCATACGATTTATTGGCCTATTATGCTGATGGCTCTAGATCTTCCTTTGCCAAAGAAGGTATTTGGTCATGGTTGGTTATTAATGAAGGACGGAAAGATGTCGAAATCTAAAGGAAATGTAGTTGATCCAGTCCCATTAATTGAACGTTACGGATTAGATTCACTTCGTTATTACTTACTTCGAGAAGTACCATTTGGTTCGGACGGAGTTTTTACTCCAGAGAGCTTTGTCGAGCGAGTTAATTTTGACTTAGCTAACGATTTAGGAAATCTTTTAAATCGAACTGTAGCCATGATTAATAAGTATTTTGATGGTGAAGTTCCAGGCTATATAAAAGATGCAACAAGTTATGACGTTAATTTAGTTGCACTTGCAGAAGAAACAGTGGAAAAGGTTGAAAATGCAATGGAAGATATGGAGTTTTCTGTCGCATTAGCAGCGATATGGCAACTGGTTAGTAGAACAAATAAATACATTGACGAAACACAACCATGGGTTTTAGCAAAGAGTGAGGAAAACAAATCTCAATTAGGATCTGTTCTTTATCATTTAGGAGAGTCGTTACGTTATGTTTCAATTCTAATCCAACCGTTCTTAACAACGACTCCTAAGAAAATTTGGGAACAACTTGGAATTACTGAAAAAGAAACAACGTGGGATAGCTTAAGACAATTTGGTGGATTACAGTCAGGAGTTACTATTTCTAAGGGTGAACCGATTTTCCCAAGACTAGAAACAGCTGATGAAGTTGCTTATATTGTCACGATGATGGAAGGATCATCGACTTCAACTACTTCAGAAACCGAAGATGAGGTAAAAGTAGAAGCACC from Anaerobacillus alkaliphilus encodes the following:
- the yabA gene encoding DNA replication initiation control protein YabA translates to MDKKGVFSRVSLMEEKIGGLYRELGELKEHLALLLEENQHLKIENDHLRSRIEKASDQKQEEVKEKKVDNEKVDIGEGYDNLARLYQEGFHICNLHYGSIRKEGDCLFCLSFLNKK
- the rsmI gene encoding 16S rRNA (cytidine(1402)-2'-O)-methyltransferase codes for the protein MWIQKSFHNEEAGALYLVPTPIGNLEDITYRALQVLKTVDIIAAEDTRQTKKLCNHFEITTKLVSYHDHNKQSSGSRLVEEIQTGKKVALVSDAGMPAISDPGYELVVSCIQENIPVIPLPGANAALPALVASGFPTENFYFYGFLNRQKKDKKKQLDTLKNIQCPIIFYESPHRLKETLQTILEQLGDRKISVCRELTKKFEEFIRGHVSEVIDHYTKEDPRGEYCLILEGAADEAIVNDDIWWTDLTIEQHIEHYIAIQLSSKEAIKQVAKDRNLQKREVYQVYHNEK
- a CDS encoding tRNA1(Val) (adenine(37)-N6)-methyltransferase, encoding MVKIEQDERIDHLPNEKLKIIQSPDVFSFSMDAVFLAKFCYVPIQKGDIVDLCTGNGVIPLLLSERSKAKITGVEIQERLFHMAVRSTEMNELSEQITFLHGDIKNAPTSLGKGKFDLVTCNPPYFKTVTEKEWNENKHFAIARHEIYCDLDDVLRVSGDLVKERGKVAIVHRPDRLIDIITSMKKYQIEPKRIQFVHPKKEREANILLVEGIKNGKSGIKILQPLFVYHDDNTYTEEFKNIYFS
- a CDS encoding AbrB/MazE/SpoVT family DNA-binding domain-containing protein, with amino-acid sequence MKSTGIVRKVDELGRVVIPIELRRTLDIAEKDALEIYVDSDRIILKKYKPNMTCQVTGEVNDDNLSLAGGKIILSPSGAKEIIAELQNFVEKTVK
- the metG gene encoding methionine--tRNA ligase; translation: MTNKTFYLTTPIYYPSDKLHIGHAYTTVAGDAMARYKRLRGYDVMYLTGTDEHGQKIERKAEEKGVSPQQFVDEIVSGIQDLWKKLDISYDDFIRTTETRHKEIVQQIFQRLLDQGDIYLDEYEGWYCTPCESFYTERQLKDGNCPDCNRQVEKVREKSYFFKMSKYADRLLKYYEDNPGFIQPESRKNEMINNFIKPGLEDLAVSRTSFEWGVQVPNDPKHVVYVWIDALSNYITALGYGTSNQEKYEKYWPADVHLVGKEIIRFHTIYWPIMLMALDLPLPKKVFGHGWLLMKDGKMSKSKGNVVDPVPLIERYGLDSLRYYLLREVPFGSDGVFTPESFVERVNFDLANDLGNLLNRTVAMINKYFDGEVPGYIKDATSYDVNLVALAEETVEKVENAMEDMEFSVALAAIWQLVSRTNKYIDETQPWVLAKSEENKSQLGSVLYHLGESLRYVSILIQPFLTTTPKKIWEQLGITEKETTWDSLRQFGGLQSGVTISKGEPIFPRLETADEVAYIVTMMEGSSTSTTSETEDEVKVEAPETEEITIDEFMNIDLRVAEVLKAEPVKKAKKLLKIQLDLGYEQRQVVSGIAEHYSPEELVGKKVICVTNLKPITLRGELSQGMILAASHNGKLTLATIEQTLPNGSQVK